From a single Xyrauchen texanus isolate HMW12.3.18 chromosome 26, RBS_HiC_50CHRs, whole genome shotgun sequence genomic region:
- the LOC127619735 gene encoding syndecan-3-like, whose product MKLPCWIALALLLAQTTLAQRRTFRPVDEESSGDEFYDDEDFLSGSGSGFPDMDVWPTEAGVSVTTEEPLPLSTTQATGPAPSASPAAEPSSPPPPEVEREGNMGQEVDRESKLEERERESGKERKWEAGTVQEREKEEEKSKATVTPRLTEVPLVAMDSSTTLGETTVASSDLEDLFTTEEQEDLFITTEITMLEPTSTTETTTDEITTTEVLPTTVASTTAKPTRLRPAPTTPSTAPVRPQQPQTTPTPSRAESGSRSVMTSTVQTQTPAETVNNEVAGADPSGDFEIREDDGRQGNEVGRGKGAPGVAAEPDLTGNELDTTGSSAAQLPQKNILERKEVLIAVIVGGVVGALFAAFLVMLLIYRMKKKDEGSYTLEEPKQATVTYQKPDKQEEFYA is encoded by the exons gCACAGCGACGTACATTTCGACCGGTAGATGAGGAGAGCTCTGGAGATGAATTTTATGACGACGAGGACTTCTTATCTGGTTCTGGCTCTGGAT TTCCAGATATGGATGTTTGGCCAACTGAAGCAGGTGTATCTGTCACTACAGAGGAGCCCCTCCCACTTTCCACAACACAGGCCACTGGCCCAGCCCCATCGGCCTCCCCAGCTGCAGAGCCCAGTAGCCCACCTCCACCTGAGGTAGAACGAGAGGGGAATATGGGGCAAGAGGTGGACAGAGAGAGCAAACTAGAAGAGCGAGAAAGAGAATCTGGGAAAGAAAGGAAATGGGAAGCCGGTACAGTGCAggaaagagaaaaagaagaagagaaaTCAAAGGCTACCGTCACACCGCGACTTACTGAAGTTCCCTTGGTGGCAATGGATTCCTCTACAACTCTGGGTGAAACTACAGTGGCCTCTAGTGACTTGGAGGATCTCTTCACCACAGAAGAACAGGAGGATCTGTTCATTACTACAGAAATTACCATGTTGGAGCCAACCAGCACCACAGAgaccacaacagatgaaataacAACCACCGAAGTTCTACCCACCACCGTTGCCTCAACCACTGCCAAGCCAACCAGATTACGTCCTGCCCCAACCACTCCCAGTACTGCCCCTGTACGGCCACAACAACCACAGACCACCCCCACCCCCAGTAGAGCTGAGAGCGGCTCTCGTTCAGTGATGACCTCTACAGTACAG ACACAAACACCAGCTGAGACTGTAAATAATGAAGTTGCAGGAGCAGACCCAAGCGGTGATTTTGAAATCCGTGAGGATGATGGTCGCCAAGGCAACGAGGTTGGGCGAGGCAAAGGGGCGCCTGGTGTGGCAGCAGAACCAGATCTGACTGGCAACGAGTTGGATACAACTGGAAGTTCTGCCGCTCAGCTTCCACAGAAGAACATCCTGGAGAGGAAGGAGGTTTTGATAG CTGTGATTGTTGGAGGTGTAGTCGGGGCGCTCTTCGCCGCATTCCTTGTCATGTTGCTCATCTACAGGATGAAAAAGAAAGATGAAGGAAGCTACACACTTGAGGAGCCTAAACAAGCCACTGTCACCTACCAGAAACCAGACAAGCAAGAGGAATTCTACGCCTAA